One genomic region from Terriglobus aquaticus encodes:
- a CDS encoding HupE/UreJ family protein, with the protein MRRKFAFVAALCSLLVGGTAWAHRIDEYLQATIVSLQLNQMHASMRLIPGVMVAPSVIAMIDTNHDGVFSEKEKRAYADRVLGDLSLSIDGQGVKPRLDSWVIPEAPQLHDGLGEIRLEYHVDLTSSTATDRTLVLTNRHLNESSVYLMNVEVPQERTLRIVDQERNPRQSVYELHFQQMGRVGQSSTRSGIRAWWSDLQLSSLFHLGLRHIAEGTDHLLFLLALLLPAPLLAVGSRWAAPATERQSLRHILGIVTAFTIGHSLTLTVAAMNVVHVPSRPVEVLIAVSILVSAVHGLRPIFPGKEAWIAAFFGLIHGLAFASTLDRLGLSRWDRLAGILAFNLGIETMQLLVVAVVLPSLLILSRTRAYSAFRIAGAAFACLASALWIAERLFGLDTYVDTAVNLIAQRGLVCAGVLFASSMALLLVARRASALSSND; encoded by the coding sequence TCAGATGCACGCATCGATGCGCTTGATCCCGGGGGTTATGGTCGCGCCCTCCGTTATCGCGATGATCGATACCAACCACGATGGTGTGTTTTCCGAGAAAGAGAAGCGCGCGTATGCGGATAGGGTTCTCGGGGATCTGTCCCTCTCGATTGATGGACAGGGTGTGAAGCCACGACTCGACTCGTGGGTCATTCCAGAGGCGCCGCAACTTCACGATGGCCTTGGGGAAATCCGTCTTGAGTATCACGTCGATCTGACTTCGAGCACGGCAACGGATCGTACCCTCGTCCTTACGAACCGGCATCTGAACGAGTCTTCGGTGTACCTGATGAATGTGGAAGTGCCGCAGGAGCGGACTCTTCGCATCGTGGACCAGGAAAGAAATCCACGGCAGTCGGTTTACGAACTCCACTTCCAACAAATGGGGAGGGTGGGCCAATCGAGCACGAGGTCGGGTATACGCGCCTGGTGGAGTGACTTGCAACTTTCCAGCCTTTTCCACCTGGGATTGCGCCACATTGCGGAGGGCACAGACCACCTGCTGTTCCTGCTTGCGCTCCTGCTGCCTGCGCCGCTGTTGGCTGTCGGCTCGCGTTGGGCTGCACCGGCGACCGAGCGCCAAAGCTTGCGCCATATTCTCGGCATTGTTACGGCGTTCACCATTGGTCATTCGTTGACGTTAACGGTGGCTGCGATGAACGTCGTTCATGTACCCAGCCGCCCCGTCGAAGTGCTCATCGCCGTTTCGATCCTGGTTTCGGCCGTACATGGTTTGCGGCCAATCTTTCCCGGAAAAGAGGCCTGGATCGCTGCCTTCTTTGGGTTGATCCATGGACTAGCCTTCGCTTCGACGCTGGATCGGCTCGGGCTATCTCGATGGGATCGACTTGCCGGGATACTAGCGTTTAACCTGGGGATCGAAACGATGCAACTGCTGGTTGTTGCAGTGGTTCTGCCTTCGTTGCTCATCCTGAGCCGCACGCGTGCCTATTCTGCCTTCCGCATAGCCGGAGCGGCGTTCGCCTGCCTTGCCTCCGCTCTGTGGATTGCCGAGCGGCTGTTCGGCCTCGACACGTATGTAGATACAGCAGTGAACCTGATTGCTCAGCGAGGTCTCGTGTGTGCGGGCGTGCTCTTCGCATCTAGCATGGCGCTTCTGCTAGTCGCAAGACGGGCATCGGCCTTGTCGAGTAACGATTAA
- a CDS encoding TonB-dependent receptor, with protein sequence MLAGAQANLGLNSTVQDQSGALVPNARLMLLKDGKTVQQVRSDTAGRVRFSNLRAGRYTLSAQAEGFDSTQQQVSLPYPGESLRIVLKVSSVVTDVIVSAGDQQLQVTTDPESNQNAVELDRDALDRLPVFDADYITTLTRFLNTDATGTNGVSLVVNGMESNGPGVSASGIQSVRINQNPYTAAYAAPGRARLEITTKGGTDQFHGSANFLYRNSLFDAREPFSASKPPQERIYFEGALTGPLGPGKKSTFLLTGNHDSNHQQAIVVAATPTGQVQTNVTNPTTHDFYSARAFHTFRGSDQLWIGYSYERRVVQNAGVGGTVLPEAGIDTHTFEHEINVGYSAVLSPRMLNQLRFLVGKADNRTDSITALPQTVVSGAFTGGGAQASLHRTENHFDGADVLTLTQGKHELKFGIDVPDISRRAYDDYTNAQGTYTFASLADYVAGRPSLFVVQQGQPRATFWEKVVAGYMEDTFRVRPNLSISAGLRYYFQNYFHDDPNNLAPRASFAYAPSTRGHIILRGGAGMFYDRSGPQPISDLLHYNGVTLRRYIVTPAAYPFPVTELQGLPTSVVRLDPATRIPSTLQYSFGVEDQLTRQSTLSATYVGTRGMHLFRSVDGNAPVGLNSIVRPNPTLGQERLLQSEGYLKADSLEVSFRGRPTPYFSGQAQYTLSKTYTNTQGILYFPADSYNPNGDWARSDNDRRHKFDLLGTVTMKTWLSVGSALSVYSGRPVNVTTGSDDNHDGVVVDRPLGLARNTLHGPGYLNLDLNGTHDFRLGRDKKSPVLSVSLNSFNVLNHLNPLTYVGVITSPFFARPVTAQPGRRMQLNLQFKF encoded by the coding sequence ATGTTGGCGGGTGCCCAGGCGAACCTGGGCCTGAACAGCACGGTGCAGGATCAGTCAGGCGCGCTCGTGCCGAATGCGCGCTTGATGCTGTTGAAAGACGGCAAGACGGTGCAGCAAGTGCGGTCCGACACTGCCGGTCGCGTCCGCTTCAGCAACCTGCGCGCCGGCCGGTACACTCTCTCCGCTCAGGCCGAAGGCTTTGACAGCACCCAGCAGCAGGTGAGTCTCCCCTATCCGGGCGAGTCGCTGCGGATCGTGCTCAAGGTATCGTCCGTCGTGACCGATGTGATCGTGTCAGCGGGCGACCAGCAGTTGCAAGTGACCACAGACCCGGAGAGCAACCAGAACGCCGTAGAACTGGACCGCGACGCGCTCGATCGGCTGCCAGTGTTCGACGCGGACTACATTACAACGCTGACCCGCTTCCTGAACACGGACGCCACCGGCACAAACGGAGTATCGCTGGTAGTGAATGGCATGGAGTCCAACGGTCCCGGCGTCTCCGCATCCGGCATCCAGAGCGTTCGCATCAATCAGAATCCGTACACAGCAGCGTATGCAGCACCCGGTCGGGCCCGGCTTGAGATTACAACAAAGGGCGGCACCGACCAGTTTCACGGCTCGGCCAACTTTCTGTACCGGAACTCGCTCTTCGACGCGCGCGAGCCCTTCAGCGCCAGCAAGCCACCGCAGGAGCGCATTTACTTTGAAGGCGCGCTGACCGGCCCGCTTGGCCCAGGCAAAAAGTCGACGTTCCTGCTGACCGGCAATCACGATAGCAATCACCAGCAGGCCATTGTGGTGGCCGCTACGCCGACCGGCCAAGTGCAGACGAACGTCACCAACCCCACCACGCATGACTTCTATTCCGCCCGTGCCTTCCACACCTTCCGCGGATCGGACCAGCTTTGGATCGGCTACTCCTACGAGCGCCGTGTGGTGCAAAACGCGGGCGTGGGCGGTACGGTCCTGCCTGAAGCGGGCATCGACACGCACACATTCGAGCACGAAATTAACGTTGGCTACTCCGCCGTGCTCTCGCCAAGGATGCTGAACCAGTTGCGCTTCCTTGTGGGTAAGGCGGACAACCGCACCGACAGCATCACTGCACTACCGCAGACGGTCGTCTCCGGCGCCTTTACCGGTGGTGGCGCGCAAGCCAGCCTGCACCGAACTGAGAACCACTTCGATGGCGCGGACGTATTAACCCTGACTCAGGGCAAGCACGAGTTGAAGTTCGGCATCGACGTACCAGACATCAGCCGCCGCGCCTACGATGACTACACCAATGCGCAAGGAACCTACACCTTTGCAAGCCTTGCCGACTACGTTGCGGGCAGGCCGTCACTCTTTGTGGTGCAGCAGGGACAGCCACGGGCCACATTCTGGGAGAAGGTCGTCGCAGGCTACATGGAAGACACGTTCCGCGTGCGACCCAACCTGTCGATCTCCGCCGGCCTGCGGTACTACTTCCAGAACTACTTCCACGACGACCCCAACAATCTGGCGCCGCGAGCCAGCTTTGCGTACGCGCCCTCCACCCGCGGCCACATCATCCTGCGCGGTGGCGCGGGCATGTTCTATGACCGTTCCGGGCCTCAGCCCATCTCGGATCTCTTGCACTACAACGGTGTCACGCTCCGGCGCTATATCGTAACGCCCGCTGCCTACCCTTTCCCTGTCACAGAACTGCAGGGTTTACCCACTAGCGTAGTGCGGCTTGATCCGGCCACTCGCATCCCCTCCACATTGCAGTACAGCTTTGGTGTGGAGGATCAGCTGACACGGCAGAGTACGCTTTCTGCAACCTACGTCGGCACGCGCGGCATGCACCTGTTTCGGTCAGTGGACGGTAACGCACCGGTCGGCTTGAACTCCATCGTGCGGCCGAACCCAACCCTGGGGCAGGAACGCCTGTTGCAGTCGGAGGGGTACCTGAAAGCGGACTCGCTTGAGGTGAGTTTTCGCGGTCGGCCTACACCGTACTTCTCCGGGCAGGCGCAGTACACGTTGAGCAAGACCTATACCAACACGCAGGGCATCCTTTACTTTCCCGCCGACAGCTACAACCCAAACGGCGATTGGGCACGCTCCGACAACGACCGCCGTCACAAGTTTGACCTGCTTGGTACGGTGACCATGAAGACATGGCTCTCCGTGGGATCGGCACTCTCTGTCTACAGCGGCCGCCCGGTCAATGTGACCACCGGTAGTGACGATAACCATGACGGCGTGGTAGTGGACCGCCCACTCGGCCTCGCACGCAACACCCTTCACGGCCCCGGCTACTTGAACCTCGACTTAAATGGCACGCATGACTTCCGGTTGGGAAGAGACAAAAAGTCGCCGGTGCTCTCAGTGTCGCTTAACTCGTTCAACGTGCTGAACCACCTGAATCCACTAACTTACGTGGGCGTGATTACATCACCGTTCTTCGCGCGCCCTGTTACAGCGCAGCCCGGACGGCGGATGCAACTCAACCTGCAGTTCAAGTTCTGA
- a CDS encoding serine/threonine-protein kinase yields the protein MANALSEPDLEMEEAVLNAARHAAVFSSHGAGDRIGAYRILDMIGHGGMGVVYRAERADGAFDQVVALKVVGAGLGAGEALLNRFRTERQVLAALAHPHIARLLDGGLTPAGLPYLVLEYIEGENLLAYARSHALSVEARLALFAQVCAAVEYAHGNLIVHRDLKPGNVLVTADGDAKLLDFGIAKLLEDGRDANMTMVAERMMTPEYASPEQVRGGRITTATDVWGLGVLLYELLTEQTPFSLTGRSPAEAERLVCETAPPPPSERSGSAGFKVDRDLDRIVLKAMHREPERRYGSAAALADDLLRFRQGFPVLARPDSARYRAAKFIRRNRAWVAAAALFAVTVIALGALLVVQARRAQREAASADAVSQYLISLFNSAQPDSTQGRSTSARELLDTGVVQLDTAWKGDLTAKARLLSTLGSVYFQLGSLPEAKRLFRQAKAIYLALPAHDPAAIADVLNSLGEAELEDGDYQDSLRDYSEAVNLFSRYRPESSELADSMDGLSGILWEMGDFAGSEKYHLASIAMASRVIGPDAPMTLVDKNNLSVLYLDMGRFREAERIDREVLATRRRIFGERNSHTASSTDHLGVVLEHEGRFREALPLLTHALELRRELYGEQHPKIASSLLHLSHYYRDTDDPAKAEPFAREGLRMYRKVAAEGNLEVAAAEDELGLTLLAQQRLDEAATHLNLAFDLRRAQCMEHHALLSQSEEQLGELLLAEGKRAQALRETRNAMAETRLAYPQQNIWWAAGYINLGAALAANGDAADASNAYRNALTIARTNFGDAAHPVTADAEEGLGVVALQQGDHAEGQTMAASCPGDARGMGGTRQPGAAADPTQSCSLQIT from the coding sequence ATGGCGAATGCATTGAGCGAGCCGGACCTGGAGATGGAAGAGGCGGTGCTGAACGCAGCACGGCATGCGGCTGTGTTCTCCTCGCATGGCGCTGGCGATCGCATTGGGGCCTATCGGATCCTGGACATGATCGGCCATGGCGGCATGGGCGTGGTCTACCGGGCGGAACGTGCGGACGGTGCCTTTGACCAGGTGGTCGCGCTGAAAGTCGTTGGCGCTGGGCTAGGCGCGGGCGAGGCGCTGCTGAACCGTTTTCGGACCGAACGCCAGGTGTTGGCGGCGCTTGCACATCCGCATATTGCTCGCCTGCTGGATGGTGGACTGACGCCGGCAGGGCTGCCGTACCTGGTGCTGGAGTACATCGAGGGCGAGAACCTGCTGGCCTATGCGCGCTCGCATGCGCTTAGCGTAGAGGCGCGGCTGGCACTGTTTGCGCAGGTTTGCGCGGCAGTGGAGTATGCCCACGGCAACCTGATTGTGCACCGGGACCTGAAGCCCGGCAATGTTCTGGTTACCGCGGATGGCGACGCGAAGCTGTTGGATTTCGGCATTGCAAAGTTGCTGGAGGACGGTCGCGACGCCAACATGACCATGGTGGCGGAGCGAATGATGACGCCGGAGTATGCGAGCCCCGAACAGGTACGGGGTGGACGCATCACGACGGCCACAGATGTGTGGGGCTTGGGCGTGCTGCTGTATGAGCTGCTGACCGAGCAGACGCCGTTTTCGCTTACAGGAAGAAGCCCGGCCGAAGCCGAGCGCCTTGTGTGCGAGACAGCGCCGCCGCCTCCAAGCGAACGCTCGGGTTCTGCCGGGTTCAAGGTAGATCGTGACCTGGACCGCATTGTGCTGAAAGCGATGCACCGCGAACCGGAGCGTCGCTACGGCTCTGCGGCTGCGCTGGCGGACGATCTGTTGCGGTTCCGCCAAGGGTTCCCTGTGCTGGCCCGACCGGACTCTGCGCGGTATCGGGCAGCGAAGTTCATTCGACGCAATCGCGCCTGGGTTGCAGCGGCCGCGCTGTTCGCCGTGACCGTAATTGCGCTGGGCGCGTTGCTGGTGGTGCAGGCACGACGCGCGCAGAGAGAAGCAGCCTCGGCCGATGCTGTCTCGCAATACCTGATCAGCCTGTTCAATAGCGCGCAGCCAGACAGCACGCAAGGACGAAGCACCAGCGCACGCGAACTGCTGGACACCGGGGTCGTTCAACTCGACACTGCGTGGAAGGGCGATCTGACCGCCAAGGCTCGACTGCTGAGCACCCTGGGGAGCGTGTATTTCCAGCTTGGATCGCTGCCCGAAGCCAAGCGGCTGTTCCGGCAGGCGAAGGCGATTTATCTCGCGCTGCCGGCGCATGACCCGGCAGCAATCGCAGACGTACTGAACAGCCTGGGTGAAGCTGAGCTGGAAGATGGCGACTATCAGGACTCCTTGCGCGATTACAGCGAGGCCGTGAATCTGTTTAGCCGCTACCGCCCGGAGAGTTCAGAACTGGCGGACAGCATGGATGGATTGTCAGGCATCCTCTGGGAGATGGGCGACTTTGCCGGCTCGGAGAAGTATCACCTTGCGTCCATTGCGATGGCTTCGCGGGTGATCGGTCCGGATGCGCCCATGACGCTGGTCGACAAGAACAACCTGTCGGTGTTGTATCTGGACATGGGGCGCTTCCGAGAGGCGGAGCGCATCGATCGTGAGGTGCTGGCCACGCGGCGGCGCATCTTCGGAGAGCGCAACTCTCACACAGCCAGCAGTACGGACCATCTTGGCGTAGTGCTGGAGCACGAAGGGCGATTTCGCGAAGCATTGCCGCTGCTGACCCATGCGCTTGAGCTTCGACGCGAATTGTATGGAGAACAACACCCGAAGATAGCCAGCTCCTTGTTGCACCTGAGCCACTATTACCGCGACACCGATGACCCGGCGAAGGCTGAACCGTTCGCTCGCGAAGGGCTTCGCATGTACCGCAAGGTCGCCGCGGAGGGAAACCTGGAGGTAGCTGCTGCCGAGGACGAACTGGGCCTGACGTTGTTGGCTCAGCAACGGTTGGACGAAGCAGCCACCCACCTGAATCTTGCGTTTGATTTAAGGCGCGCTCAATGCATGGAACATCACGCACTGCTGAGCCAGAGTGAGGAGCAGCTGGGTGAACTGTTGTTAGCGGAAGGAAAGCGTGCGCAGGCTCTGCGGGAGACGCGCAATGCAATGGCAGAGACTCGGCTTGCGTATCCGCAGCAGAACATCTGGTGGGCCGCGGGGTATATCAATCTGGGCGCGGCGCTTGCGGCAAATGGCGATGCTGCGGACGCTTCGAATGCGTACCGCAATGCACTCACGATTGCGCGGACGAACTTCGGCGACGCGGCCCATCCTGTGACTGCCGATGCAGAAGAAGGCTTGGGCGTGGTCGCGCTTCAGCAGGGCGACCACGCCGAGGGCCAGACGATGGCTGCAAGCTGCCCTGGCGATGCGAGAGGCATGGGCGGAACCCGGCAACCCGGCGCTGCAGCGGATCCGACGCAATCTTGCTCGTTGCAAATAACCTAA
- a CDS encoding ECF-type sigma factor, producing the protein MAEAITCLLGRWREGDRAALDELMPLMYGQMRALAGSMLRNESGSHTLSATAMVNELYLRLADGPAPVNDRAHFAALAATVLRHILLDWARGKKRDKRGGGAIHETLKENSAALEADAETILEINRLLDRLNEVDERKVKVVEMVFFGGMTYDETAEVLGISAVTVHRELRMAKAWMRSELERAPEAVPAP; encoded by the coding sequence ATGGCGGAAGCAATTACCTGTCTTTTAGGACGTTGGCGAGAGGGCGATCGCGCGGCACTGGATGAGCTAATGCCGCTGATGTACGGCCAAATGCGAGCGCTCGCGGGAAGTATGCTGCGAAACGAGAGCGGGTCGCATACGCTGAGCGCCACAGCCATGGTGAACGAGCTGTATCTGCGCTTGGCAGATGGGCCCGCGCCGGTGAACGATCGGGCGCATTTTGCAGCGCTGGCGGCAACGGTGTTGCGGCACATTCTGCTGGACTGGGCGCGCGGCAAGAAGCGAGACAAGCGTGGCGGTGGCGCAATTCACGAGACGCTGAAGGAGAACTCGGCGGCGCTGGAGGCCGATGCAGAGACGATCCTGGAGATCAATCGGCTGCTGGACCGGCTGAATGAAGTGGATGAGCGCAAGGTGAAGGTAGTTGAGATGGTGTTTTTCGGCGGCATGACCTACGACGAAACAGCGGAGGTGCTGGGCATCTCGGCCGTGACTGTGCATCGTGAATTGCGCATGGCAAAGGCATGGATGCGGTCTGAGCTGGAACGCGCGCCTGAGGCGGTGCCAGCGCCTTGA
- a CDS encoding collagen-like protein, with translation MTLSFARFSFLFCAATAAATVSAGAQTTTSNVITSCVSKLTAVSRIVPSAASCNPNTETVTYWNQTGPQGPTGPQGPQGVAGPAGPTGPQGSQGVAGPSGPTGPTGPKGATGDTLVPVVTWFTSQASVGELGTVDLYQTCPVNSVLVGTGCGSRDYDSEDLHELVVSAVGPDTNPGNASSGTGVITMTCKVYNNGSADIFNIDSHYAVYSAGCLSTATAASASDTASAKVYRMCSYDPDTQQPCTKSDAVVTSPSAALTAKPSEEEVAALKVQAQTAKAARAAAVSAGQPAPAPVKHKKVTLWFED, from the coding sequence ATGACGCTCTCGTTTGCTCGTTTTTCGTTTCTGTTCTGCGCCGCTACGGCCGCTGCCACGGTGTCAGCCGGGGCACAGACCACCACCAGCAATGTGATTACCTCCTGCGTGTCGAAGCTGACAGCGGTGTCGCGCATTGTGCCTTCGGCTGCAAGCTGCAATCCCAACACGGAGACGGTGACTTACTGGAACCAGACGGGTCCGCAGGGGCCGACCGGACCCCAGGGACCGCAAGGTGTTGCCGGGCCGGCTGGGCCGACCGGACCTCAAGGATCACAAGGGGTTGCCGGACCGAGTGGGCCCACTGGACCCACCGGACCAAAAGGTGCCACGGGCGACACGCTGGTGCCGGTGGTGACCTGGTTTACCTCGCAGGCGAGCGTGGGTGAATTGGGCACGGTAGACCTTTACCAGACCTGCCCAGTGAACTCGGTGCTTGTAGGCACCGGCTGCGGCTCTCGCGACTATGACTCTGAGGATTTGCATGAACTGGTTGTGTCGGCCGTCGGTCCTGACACAAACCCGGGAAATGCCTCCAGCGGTACGGGTGTCATCACGATGACGTGCAAGGTATACAACAACGGATCCGCGGACATTTTTAACATCGATAGTCATTACGCCGTTTACAGTGCTGGCTGCCTCTCGACTGCTACTGCCGCAAGTGCCAGCGATACTGCGAGCGCAAAGGTATATCGCATGTGCTCGTATGACCCTGACACACAGCAGCCTTGCACCAAGTCGGATGCGGTCGTGACTTCCCCTTCCGCGGCGCTGACGGCCAAGCCGAGTGAGGAGGAGGTCGCCGCATTGAAGGTGCAGGCCCAGACTGCGAAGGCAGCACGCGCCGCAGCCGTCTCGGCTGGGCAGCCCGCGCCGGCGCCGGTGAAGCACAAGAAGGTCACCCTCTGGTTTGAGGACTGA
- a CDS encoding PEP-CTERM sorting domain-containing protein (PEP-CTERM proteins occur, often in large numbers, in the proteomes of bacteria that also encode an exosortase, a predicted intramembrane cysteine proteinase. The presence of a PEP-CTERM domain at a protein's C-terminus predicts cleavage within the sorting domain, followed by covalent anchoring to some some component of the (usually Gram-negative) cell surface. Many PEP-CTERM proteins exhibit an unusual sequence composition that includes large numbers of potential glycosylation sites. Expression of one such protein has been shown restore the ability of a bacterium to form floc, a type of biofilm.) has protein sequence MRLPLRLGRLLGAAPLLLLAAALPAHAMPVTYTLSGLFSGSLNGLTFSDTPATFTLSGSDTSAVSTTDNAFFFNTAGDATFQLGSAAIARILSPTFGVESEYGAASFQDSVTSFAAGEFNELTSYNVLGEYGSTMGSFVSYGTQAQQTSAGALILTGAKGDVTFTVAAPALAAMPEPNSIVLTTTGLLGAAGALRRRLRLRATA, from the coding sequence ATGCGCCTTCCCCTTCGCCTCGGGCGCCTGCTCGGTGCTGCCCCGCTTTTGCTGCTGGCAGCAGCTTTGCCAGCGCATGCCATGCCGGTGACCTACACATTGTCAGGGCTGTTCAGCGGATCGCTGAATGGATTGACCTTCAGCGACACGCCAGCGACCTTTACCTTGAGCGGCTCTGACACAAGCGCCGTCTCGACCACCGACAACGCATTCTTCTTCAACACTGCGGGCGATGCTACGTTTCAGCTTGGCTCCGCAGCGATCGCGCGCATCCTGAGCCCGACCTTTGGCGTGGAGAGTGAGTACGGCGCAGCCAGTTTTCAGGACAGCGTCACCAGCTTTGCCGCGGGCGAGTTCAATGAACTGACCTCGTACAACGTGCTGGGCGAATACGGATCCACGATGGGCTCGTTTGTGTCGTACGGCACACAGGCGCAGCAAACGTCAGCCGGCGCGCTGATCCTGACTGGGGCCAAAGGCGATGTGACATTTACGGTTGCGGCGCCGGCCCTTGCAGCAATGCCGGAACCGAACAGCATCGTGCTGACCACGACTGGCCTGCTGGGCGCGGCTGGTGCGTTGCGCCGTCGGTTGCGTTTGCGCGCTACCGCTTAA
- a CDS encoding PAS domain-containing sensor histidine kinase, with product MHLAVEFFENSPCAQALLDIDGLVRSANRSFWTLTGGEDAAASEFHIQQALTRGAAMFYESQLVPTLLQRGKVEGISLELRLPSAQQIPVFANAVLHRGADGHPDGIFLTLFDATQRRLYEKELLRARKEAERLSEVVRRSSDAILRFGPDGTIQSWNEGAIRIFGWSSAEVLGRSISSLMDDGAATAMQDAMALLGSGTQVVRDFAGVRKDGSTLDLSVSLTPHLEAPGTLVAFSAIIRDVTLLKASERALLQNEKLASVGRMASSIAHEINNPLEAVTNLLYILQSHPLPAESLELVTMAQEELARVSQIATQTLRFYKQSSSRVPVDVETLVQSVLALYRSRFANAGITASSDCKRASPFRCFDGEIRQIIVNLVANAFDAMKSGGTLTIRCRDTILFSGSRPELRITIADTGTGMDSSTLRRLFEPFFTTKGIGGTGLGMWITQDLVNKNAGRVRVRSSVKPEKRGTVFVLTFPH from the coding sequence TTGCATCTAGCGGTCGAGTTCTTCGAAAACTCCCCCTGCGCTCAGGCGCTATTGGACATAGATGGGCTGGTTCGTTCCGCTAACCGAAGCTTCTGGACATTGACCGGAGGGGAGGATGCCGCAGCCTCCGAGTTCCACATTCAACAGGCCCTCACCAGAGGGGCGGCGATGTTCTATGAGAGCCAGTTGGTTCCTACGCTTCTTCAGCGTGGGAAGGTGGAGGGCATCTCGCTGGAGTTGAGACTGCCTTCAGCGCAGCAAATCCCGGTCTTTGCCAACGCTGTCCTCCATCGTGGGGCAGACGGCCATCCAGATGGGATATTCCTCACTCTCTTCGATGCCACGCAGCGCAGACTCTACGAGAAGGAACTACTCAGAGCTCGTAAGGAGGCGGAGCGCCTTTCCGAAGTGGTGCGCCGATCATCTGACGCTATCCTCCGATTTGGCCCTGATGGAACGATCCAGAGCTGGAATGAGGGAGCCATCCGCATCTTTGGCTGGTCGTCCGCAGAGGTGCTGGGACGTTCCATCAGCTCGCTGATGGACGATGGTGCGGCAACGGCAATGCAGGATGCGATGGCGCTCCTCGGTAGTGGGACGCAGGTGGTCAGAGACTTCGCTGGCGTCAGAAAAGACGGCTCAACTCTCGACCTTTCAGTAAGTCTCACGCCTCACCTAGAGGCGCCGGGAACTTTAGTCGCATTCTCCGCGATCATCCGGGACGTGACATTGCTCAAGGCGTCCGAGCGAGCTCTCCTGCAGAATGAGAAACTAGCTTCGGTTGGTCGTATGGCGAGTTCCATCGCTCATGAGATCAACAACCCACTTGAAGCGGTTACGAACCTCCTGTACATCCTGCAATCTCACCCCCTCCCGGCCGAAAGCCTAGAGCTTGTCACGATGGCACAAGAGGAGTTGGCGAGAGTGTCGCAGATCGCTACGCAGACTCTCCGTTTTTACAAGCAGAGCAGCAGCCGCGTACCCGTCGATGTAGAAACGCTCGTTCAATCAGTGCTCGCGTTGTACCGGTCGCGGTTCGCCAATGCTGGCATAACCGCAAGCAGCGACTGCAAGAGAGCCTCTCCCTTTCGCTGCTTCGATGGAGAGATCCGTCAGATCATCGTCAATCTTGTCGCGAATGCCTTTGACGCGATGAAGTCCGGAGGCACGCTGACCATTCGCTGCCGTGACACGATACTGTTCTCCGGTAGCCGCCCTGAATTGCGCATCACGATTGCTGACACGGGGACCGGCATGGATTCCTCTACGCTTCGCCGGCTGTTCGAGCCGTTCTTTACGACCAAGGGGATCGGTGGTACTGGATTGGGCATGTGGATCACACAGGATCTGGTGAATAAGAACGCAGGACGGGTTCGTGTGCGAAGCAGTGTCAAACCGGAGAAGCGCGGAACTGTGTTCGTACTGACGTTTCCTCATTGA